The Humulus lupulus chromosome 4, drHumLupu1.1, whole genome shotgun sequence genome has a window encoding:
- the LOC133830394 gene encoding HIPL1 protein-like, whose protein sequence is MGTVLATAGLLFVLLLLFNLSISLPLCINSRAPFTLSTPLKFCPYNETSCCDSKEDLQLQKQFQTMNISDLGCGSLVKSVLCSKCDPFSGELYVTNSETWPVPLLCNSTVSANSSQSSQAVNNFCSNLWDTCQNVSILNSPFAPPLQVQSGLPDKSNITKLTDVWQSKADFCSAFGGPSSDESVCFNGEPVTLKNSQTPTPPGGLCLEKIGNGSYLNMVAHPDGSNRAFFSSQQGKVWLAIIPEEGSGETMEFDESSPFLDLTDEVHFDTEFGMMGMAFHPNFAQNGRFFASFNCDKVKWPGCTGRCSCNSDVNCDPSKIGSDDDAQPCQYQTVIAEYTANGTSSQPSLTKSAKPVEVRRIFTMGLPFTSHHGGQILFGPEDGYLYFMMGDGGGVGDPYNFSQNKKSLLGKIMRLDVDNIPSAAEIDKLGLWGNYSAPKDNPFNEDKDLQPEIWALGMRNPWRCSFDSENPSYFICADVGQDTYEEVDVITKGGNYGWRLFEGPYPYNPPKSPGGNTSVKSIHPIFPVLGYNHSETNKNEGSASIIGGYVYRSKSDPCMYGRYLYGDLYSGAIWAADENPDNSGTFNTSKIPFSCSADSPIECGTVPGSTLPNLGYIFSFGEDNSKDVFILASNGVHRVVRPSRCKYTCSKENATDAGTTRSPPPPSGSYASRLSNSYCSILVVLVSSLLVLLMGVF, encoded by the exons ATGGGAACCGTTTTGGCCACTGCTGGGCTACTTTTTGTCTTGTTGCTGCTGTTTAATCTTTCCATTTCACTTCCTCTATGCATTAATTCAC GGGCACCATTTACTCTAAGTACGCCACTGAAGTTTTGTCCTTACAATGAGACATCATGCTGCGACTCCAAAGAAGATCTACAATTACAGAAACAATTTCAAACAATGAACATCTCTGATCTTGGCTGTGGTTCTCTTGTAAAATCAGTACTCTGTTCG AAATGTGATCCTTTTTCGGGTGAGCTGTATGTGACTAATTCTGAAACCTGGCCTGTTCCTCTTCTTTGCAACTCCACTGTTTCAGCAAATTCCTCTCAGTCTAGCCAAGCAGTGAATAATTTTTGCTCTAACTTGTGGGATACCTGTCAAAATGTATCCATATTGAACTCCCCATTTGCCCCTCCATTACAAGTTCAATCTGGATTACCAGACAAATCCAATATTACCAAATTGACTGATGTCTGGCAATCAAAAGCTGATTTCTGCAGTGCATTCGGTGGACCTTCTTCTGATGAATCAGTGTGTTTTAATGGTGAACCTGTTACTCTAAAGAATTCTCAAACCCCTACACCCCCAGGTGGCTTGTGCCTTGAGAAAATTGGCAATGGATCTTATCTCAATATGGTTGCTCATCCTGATGGTTCTAACCGGGCATTCTTTTCTAGTCAACAAGGGAAGGTTTGGTTGGCAATCATTCCAGAAGAAGGATCAGGAGAGACAATGGAGTTTGATGAATCAAGTCCTTTTTTAGATCTAACTGATGAAGTTCATTTTGATACAGAATTTGGAATGATGGGTATGGCTTTTCATCCGAACTTCGCACAAAATGGCCGATTCTTTGCCTCGTTCAACTGTGATAAGGTTAAGTGGCCAGGATGTACAGGAAGATGCTCATGTAATTCAGATGTCAATTGTGATCCTTCGAAAATAGGTAGTGATGATGATGCTCAGCCATGTCAATATCAAACCGTTATAGCAGAGTATACAGCAAATGGCACTTCATCCCAGCCTTCCTTG ACAAAAAGTGCTAAACCAGTTGAAGTGAGAAGGATATTTACCATGGGCCTTCCCTTTACATCTCACCATGGAGGTCAAATTCTCTTTGGTCCAGAAGATGGATATTTGTACTTCATGATGGGAGATGGTGGGGGTGTAGGTGATCCTTACAATTTCTCTCAAAACAAGAAGTCATTACTTGGAAAAATCATGAGGCTTGATGTTGACAACATACCAA gTGCTGCAGAAATTGATAAACTTGGTCTATGGGGTAATTACTCTGCCCCTAAGGATAACCCTTTCAATGAAGATAAAGATTTACAGCCAGAAATTTGGGCTTTAGGAATGAGAAACCCTTGGCGCTGCAGTTTTGATTCAGAAAATCCTTCTTACTTCATATGCGCTGATGTTGGGCAG GATACATATGAAGAAGTAGATGTCATCACAAAGGGTGGAAACTATGGTTGGCGTCTTTTTGAGGGTCCTTACCCTTACAATCCTCCAAAATCCCCTGGTGGAAATACATCCGTAAAATCCATTCACCCTATTTTCCCAGTATTGGGATACAACCATTCTGAAACTAACAAAAACGAAGGATCAGCTTCAATAATTGGAGGATATGTCTATCGGTCTAAGAGTGATCCATGCATGTATGGAAG GTACTTGTATGGAGATTTGTATTCAGGCGCCATATGGGCAGCTGATGAAAACCCAGATAACAGTGGGACCTTCAACACCAGCAAAATTCCTTTCAGTTGTTCAGCAGACAGTCCTATAGAATGTGGGACTGTCCCAGGGAGCACACTCCCAAATTTGGGATACATTTTCTCATTTGGGGAAGATAACAGCAAAGATGTCTTCATTCTAGCCAGCAATGGTGTCCACCGGGTTGTTCGTCCTAGCCGTTGTAAGTACACTTGCTCAAAGGAAAATGCAACTGATGCTGGTACAACTCGAAGTCCTCCTCCTCCTTCTGGTTCTTATGCAAGCCGGTTAAGTAACTCATATTGTAGCATTCTAGTGGTGCTAGTTTCTTCCCTCTTAGTGCTTTTGATGGGTGTTTTCTAG